The genome window AGGAGATCCCCATGCTGCATTGACAGCTCCTTTGAGGTGGCCTTTGGCGTAGTCTTCGGCACTTCTTATATCCACAATAAGGATATCTGCATTTGCATCAATCTCTTCAAAAACTTTGCTTGCAGGAACAATTCTGGAACCGGGATAATCTGCAAAATAGGACTGGGCTGCAGCTGCAACGGGGTTAGACCCTGTTTCACCCTGACCCTCGGCAAAAAGAGCGGCGGGCAGTACGAAAAGGATCATAAGGAACACAAGAATCTTCTTCATTTATTTCTCCTCGAAAATATGTCAGTAAAAAAATACTGATTTGCTTTTTAATAAAGGTCCTGCATACGCAGAACCTAGGGCTATTACATGTTTAGCCTGTTTGTATCAGGAATTATCCTGGGCACTGACAGAAACCATTTCCTCTTTTTGAGGTGTATAAATCCTATTCCCCGAGGCTTCCCAACCCAGCCAGGCTGAATCGTATACTTTTAAATTCCTGTAACCGGCATTGTACAGGGCTGCATAGGTGTTGGCTGCTCTGATTGATGTCTTACAGTACATGATGATAGAATCTTCTGGCATAATTCCGTAATCTTTGTACAGGATTCTAATCTGTTGAACCGGCCGGAATGTTGCATCTTTAAAATTGTTGTTTTCATAATTAATATGTACAGATCCTGGGATTGTACCGGCATAATACTCATCATCGGTTCTGACATCAATGATAAATGTATTTGTCGGGGCAGCTTCTACCAGAGTTGCCAGGTCTGCAGTATCAATGATCATGTCAGAGGCTGTGGCACCGGTCTTATAGTTTTTGGCTGTGCTGGTTACTTCTGCCTTGCTGAGCTTAAATCCCTCTTTTTCGAGGGCTGTCATCCCGCCGGATACGACCTTGATATCTCCCCCGTGGCCGTAGTATTTGAACGTCCAGTACAATCGTGACGAATCCATATTGGAGTTGCTGTCATAGATGACTAAATTATCTGTTTCACCGATACCGGCTTCACCGGCAGCCGCGGCTACTGTTGCGGCAGCTGCTATGGAGTTGGGCACTGGTTCGTTTACAGTCACCATGGCTCTTTCTATGTTGACCGCACCCTCAATATGATTCTTTGTATATGAGGTTGTTTTTTGAGCATCAACGAGTATATATCCCTCATTCATAAGGTCTTTCACATCATCAGCTTCTACGATCAAGGTACCTGATTCGGCATAATCTGCAGAGCAGCTTCCAAATAGGAGAACAACAGGAAGGAGTATTACGAATAAATATTTATATTTCATATTAAGCACCTACAAACATGTTCACAACGGACTCATAGGTGAACCCGTCTTTGAGAATGGCAGTGACCTGTCCATCTTTTACGATAGCCAGCCTGGGGAACTCATAAATACCCAATTTACTGGATATTCCTTTGGACTTGTAAACGTCTACCCTCGTCATTGAAAATCGGCCGCCGGCCATTTCTTCTATGATTTCCATATCAGCTAAAAGATCATGACAATCACAGTCTGAGGCGTCGTAAACAAAAACAACTCCATCCCGCCCCAGGATCTGGGTTCTTACCATTTCTGATTCTGCGATGAATCTTTCGGCGGCAACACCGGCAATGGCGCCATCACCAACGGCTGTAGATACCTGTTTCAAGAATTTTTCCGTAACATCACCAACGGCATAGACACCGTCTACTCCAGTCTCTTTCATTTCATTGACCAGAATATATCCTCTTTCGTTGATATTGACCTGATCTTGAAATATTTCTGTATTGGGAAGATAACCAATAAATTCAAAACAGGTGGGGACATCCACAGGAATTTCTTCGTCTGTCTTGAGATTTCTAAGAACAACTCTTTCCAAATGTTCATCGCCTTCAAAGCGCTTGACAACAGAGTTCCAGATAAATTCCATTTTAGGGTTTTCCATGGCTTCTGCCTTGGCAATCTCATTACAGTCCATTTTTCCTTCATCATGAATGACAGAAACATAGACTTTATTAGCAAACTTTGTCAGGAACATTCCTTCTTCAATGGCTGCATCTCCGCTTCCGATGATCAGTACATTTTTGCCTGTATTTGAGGCCGCATCACAGGTGGCACAGAAGGATATTCCCTTGTCAAATAGGAATTTCTCTTCGTTTTCTCCACCGGTGACACGGGGACGGCCTCCGGAGGCAATGATGACTGTTTTTGCTTTGTAGGTTGTTCTAAAGGTTTCTACTGTCTTAATTTCACCCTTTAGATCTACAGATTTGACATCAGTACCCTTGAATTGGACGCCGAATTTTTTAGCCTGTTTCTGGAAGAGTTCCATCAGACCTAAACCGCTTGTTCCTTCGGGGAATCCGGGATAATTCTCAATTTCATTTGTATAGGTAGCCAATCCGCCCACCAGTGCTTTTTCAATGAGCAGCGTTTTAAGACGGGCCCTTCCGCAGTAGATTCCGGCGGTCAGTCCACCGGCCCCTCCGCCTATAATCACTACATCAAATTCTTCTATTTTTTTTTCTCTCGCCATTGTCTTTCCCTTCTAAAATACCCCGAAATGATCCGGGGTAACGGATGTCTTACATGAAATACTTTACTAAGAGTTTACTACCGGCCCAAGCTCCTAAAAACAGGAATATTGCATAGACCCAACCGGAGACCGAGAAGGAGGCAATTCCGCTAAACAGGGCACCGATATTACATCCAAAGCCGATCCGGGCGCCGTAGCCCATGAGTAATCCACCCAGGATCGCTGCGAAAATCTGTTTGGTAGACTTAAGCTTTTTTATCTTAAACTGTGAAGCCATCAGTGAAGCAAAGAATGCTCCGAATATTATTCCTACATTCCTATATGTACCAGGGTGCTTTAAAATTCCGGCATCAAGTGTTTTTTGAGCCCCTTCGGAAGCAAAGTAGTACCATTTGTCTACATTTCCGCCCACAAGCTGATAGAGCCATGCGCCCCAATTTGCCAATACTCCTGAAACACCCCAGGGATTTCCTGTTGAGGCCAGAGTCACAATCTGAAACAGGGACAGTAGGACTGCACCTGTTAGATAGGGCCAGGCGTCCTTAAACCACATCTTATAAAATTTATTATCTTTCAGAGCCATATTTTTTCCCTCTGATTATTTACATTTCTCGATGACACATTCCCACTCGCCGTCATCTACTTCTTCAATCTCTACGTTATGACCCTCTTTTCTGGCCCATTCGGGAACATTTTTCATAGCACAGCTGTGATCGATTAGAACGATAACAACATCACCAACTTCCATTTCTTTTAGCTTCTTTTCTGCCTTAACCAGGGGTAGGGGGCAAGCTTCTCCAAGACAATCCAGTTCATATTCAGCCATAATAAGTTCTCCTTTTACTGAGGGGTTGTTCCCTCTTGTTTTAATTTTCGTTTTTTCTGTGTTCCCATTTGTCTGCGGCTATAAAAAGCAGGACAATAATGAGAAGTTGTACAACAATGGCGCCACCCCATCCGAATACATCGGGCATGAAAATAGCTTTGCCATTAGAAATGACATTTAATTTCCACCATCCAAAATCATGAGCACCCCATAGAGATCCAATGATGAAGAATAGAAGGGACAGAACCTGCATGTGAAATCCTTCTCCCACACGCATCAGAGTACCAGATGCACATCCTCCGGCTATAACCATTCCAATACCGAACATAAATGCGCCTATGGCAGTGGCAAGACTGACTGGAACGACATAGGACTGTCCCGGTATGGGAAGACCATTGATGTGAGCACCGTACTTGATGGCCCAGAATCCAATGGATGTGATTGCAAAAGCGATCAAAACTGCTCTTGTTACCGATGTACTGCCGGTTAGCAGGGGATCACGCATGGATGCTGTAAAACAAAAGCGAGCCTTTTGTAAGATAAACCCGAAAATGATTCCAGTAACCCAGAATAAGCCCAGATTCTGATCGATCAATGAAATAATAACCGCCAGTCCTGCTAGAATGATTCCCGTGATTATTCCGACAGGAACCTGATTCTTCTTTTTCCGTCTGGTCCTGGTGGAAGAGCGGCTTGACCGTTTGATAGCACCGCTTGTTTCCGCCTCACTCATATGCAAGCTCCTCCTTAGATAATTTTTTATTTATTTGTACACACAGCCTAACTTTGAATTACATGCTATGTCAACTAAATTTTGATAAATCTTTTAATAGAAAACAAATGCCTACTATAGAGTGTTTATTCAAAAAATTGAATATTTGGTTAAATTGTTAAAATAAAATGAAATATAATAAGATAAAAAATTATACAATAGAATAATGCTAGGGTTTTAAAGTAAACAGGAATATACTATATATTGAAGGAATTGCTCTCTTCATGCTTAGTAAATAGTCGAAAATATAAGGAGCCGTCTGTTCCGACGGCTCCTGAAGGTTCCATTTTTTTAAATTATTCTTCTAGGGTGAAAAAGAATCCAAACCGATAGATCCCGGGTGATAGTTCGTACTCTTTTCTTGTTTGAGGCCCGCAGCTTCCTGTTCCCAAACCTCTTTGCTGCAGATCCAGGGTCAACCAGGTCTCTTTTCGTTTCTTCAGATCGGTCACATGGCGGGCCGCGTAAAGGTCTTCAGGGCTGTAATGCAAGGCTGAAAACTCAAAGGCCCTATCAGATTCCACCTTCAGTGTCTTCTCTCCGTTACTCAGTTTCATCCACCTTGTTCCGCTATGGTTTCCACACTCCTGGGGCAGTATGTAGGGAACAAACTGTTCTGAGACACTCTGCTCGTAAACACCACAAAAAGAAGAGGCATCCCTGTCTCTGTAATTCTCCCACGGACCTTTTCCAAACCAGCTGAGTTGCTCATATCCCTCAGGGAGGGTCATGATCAATCCGATGCGCGGCAGGGTAGGATATTCCTGGGGTATTCGCATTTCTGTATGAAGGTAGAGACAGTTCATTTCCTGTGGAATTAAGTTCTGGATCATCACAACTGGAGGTATGTGATCTGCCCCTTTGTAAGTTTTCTGGATTTGGAGTGATTCACAGTTGTTAAAATTCCCATTTTGGAAGGAGGTTTCTATCAGTTTCAATCTGTTGAGTCCAGACTTCAACCATTGACCCAGAGGTTTGTCTTCCTGTCCTGACCACTCTCTTATCCCGTCGTTGTCCGTGGCTGCTCGCCAGAGATTCATTTCCAAGTCTTTCAAAAGGACTGACTCATCGGGTCTGTCCTTTAGGAATAATCTATTCTCTTCAATCTGAGCTTTGATTGCACCAGCAGTCATGGAATCAGTACCCATCAGAGACCCTGCTTGAATAGACTCCACTTTGACAGAGCGGGGAATAAAGTTCTCTGTCAGGCTTATCTGTTCCTCTGCAATGATATGGTCCTTTGGACACCAGCTTTGTGTCTCCCTCACCCTGATTCGTATATTCAAATGATATTCAATACCTATCTCGGCTGTTGGCCAGGCGCAGGGCATGGGAATACGGGAGTGTTCCCCCGGTTTTAATGGAGGAAGTGTTAATGCTCCTTCGAACAGAGGCTCTCCGTTCTTCCGCAACTCCCATTCGGCTCTGAGCCATGCGACATCAGTAAAATCCTGTTTGTTTAGGACTTCCAGTACACCGGGATGATCCTCACTTGTCAAAAGAGATATTTTAATTGGCTGTTTTAAATATTTACACTCCCAAAGTGCCGGATGAGGTGTCCTGTCAGGCCAGATGAGTCCGTTGATACAGAAATCAGAATCGTGTACCAGCTCATTATAATCGCCCCCATAAGCCCAGTATTCCCTCCCGTCATCGGTCTTCTTTGTCAGTCCCTGGTCCACCCAGTCCCAAATGAATCCTCCCTGCAGACCTTTTGTTGCTTCAAAAGCAGCCCAGTAATCTTTCAAGCTGCCGTTGCTGTTACCCATGGCATGGGAGTATTCACAGGCTATGTAGGGACGAGGATCTTCCACTTGTGTGGCAAAATGAACCATTTGT of Oceanispirochaeta crateris contains these proteins:
- a CDS encoding sulfurtransferase; the protein is MKYKYLFVILLPVVLLFGSCSADYAESGTLIVEADDVKDLMNEGYILVDAQKTTSYTKNHIEGAVNIERAMVTVNEPVPNSIAAAATVAAAAGEAGIGETDNLVIYDSNSNMDSSRLYWTFKYYGHGGDIKVVSGGMTALEKEGFKLSKAEVTSTAKNYKTGATASDMIIDTADLATLVEAAPTNTFIIDVRTDDEYYAGTIPGSVHINYENNNFKDATFRPVQQIRILYKDYGIMPEDSIIMYCKTSIRAANTYAALYNAGYRNLKVYDSAWLGWEASGNRIYTPQKEEMVSVSAQDNS
- a CDS encoding FAD-dependent oxidoreductase — encoded protein: MAREKKIEEFDVVIIGGGAGGLTAGIYCGRARLKTLLIEKALVGGLATYTNEIENYPGFPEGTSGLGLMELFQKQAKKFGVQFKGTDVKSVDLKGEIKTVETFRTTYKAKTVIIASGGRPRVTGGENEEKFLFDKGISFCATCDAASNTGKNVLIIGSGDAAIEEGMFLTKFANKVYVSVIHDEGKMDCNEIAKAEAMENPKMEFIWNSVVKRFEGDEHLERVVLRNLKTDEEIPVDVPTCFEFIGYLPNTEIFQDQVNINERGYILVNEMKETGVDGVYAVGDVTEKFLKQVSTAVGDGAIAGVAAERFIAESEMVRTQILGRDGVVFVYDASDCDCHDLLADMEIIEEMAGGRFSMTRVDVYKSKGISSKLGIYEFPRLAIVKDGQVTAILKDGFTYESVVNMFVGA
- a CDS encoding YeeE/YedE thiosulfate transporter family protein, whose product is MALKDNKFYKMWFKDAWPYLTGAVLLSLFQIVTLASTGNPWGVSGVLANWGAWLYQLVGGNVDKWYYFASEGAQKTLDAGILKHPGTYRNVGIIFGAFFASLMASQFKIKKLKSTKQIFAAILGGLLMGYGARIGFGCNIGALFSGIASFSVSGWVYAIFLFLGAWAGSKLLVKYFM
- a CDS encoding sulfurtransferase TusA family protein — its product is MAEYELDCLGEACPLPLVKAEKKLKEMEVGDVVIVLIDHSCAMKNVPEWARKEGHNVEIEEVDDGEWECVIEKCK
- a CDS encoding YeeE/YedE thiosulfate transporter family protein; this translates as MSEAETSGAIKRSSRSSTRTRRKKKNQVPVGIITGIILAGLAVIISLIDQNLGLFWVTGIIFGFILQKARFCFTASMRDPLLTGSTSVTRAVLIAFAITSIGFWAIKYGAHINGLPIPGQSYVVPVSLATAIGAFMFGIGMVIAGGCASGTLMRVGEGFHMQVLSLLFFIIGSLWGAHDFGWWKLNVISNGKAIFMPDVFGWGGAIVVQLLIIVLLFIAADKWEHRKNEN